The sequence CCCGTGATTTATAGGTTGGAgagttaaaatagttttaataggaAATAATTTATACCCTGCGTGAATGACATACGTGTACCCTAGGGTATTGATCTTTGCTCTTAAATGTACCATTTTCACAATTACATAACGtccttttttgtttatttcagaaCTTCGTTGTTCATCATCTCCAGTTTTATTTACGCGAAACTGTTGGTTGTTGTGTGCATCGCTTACGTCATCAGTGATGTCATCACACACAATTTACCACTCTATTACTACGAAGGCTTCTTTACCTACCTTTATGGCATGAGCATATTGTTCTTGTTATACGTCTTTTGCTTCCTGCTTCAAGGTAAGTTTAATGTAGTTTATAGATTTAGATTCAGTTCTAGGATGTAGATAACTATGAATATATTTCTCACTTAGAGAGTGCATGCTGTAGCGGCTCACCGAAAGCCAAACCACCACCAAAAGAGAAGAAGCCGAAGAAAGAGAAAGTAAAGAAAACCAAAGATAAGGAAGGCAAAGATGGTAAAAAAGACGGAAAGAAAGATAGAAAGGACAAGGACAAAGATAAGGAAGGAAAAGATAAAGCCACCAAAGAATCAAAGAAACAGAGCCAGTTCCAGGTGAGCAATTTTATCACCTCTTCTTACACAGCACATCCATTATGATTGTTCTTAACAATCTCACGTTCTATTTTCGCTTTCCCGTGTCGTCCCGTGTTAGTTAACCAcacatttgttttaatattaaattttaactatgTATTTAAACTTTGTGAATAAGCACATGTTCGCAAATTTTTGTTATGCCTTTCACATATCACAGTTCATACAAAGCTTTATCCAGAACGCAAGAGGCCGCATGATCCCTTTTTGTTTACGCTGcctactttttgttttttccaTATCATTTGGGCAGGAGGTGTATCCCCGTAAGATGCGCGATAAAGTTCGTCAACagcaattacaattacaaatggCGCAGTTGTATGCGTCTGAGCAGGTGAGGTGTACATCTAGACGCATCCTGCTTGATCACTTGTGTACTATGTTTGGAATAGCTTTGGATGTGCTGTTGTAGTTGTTAGTCGCAATAATTGTGCTTAATTCCTCCATCGTACATGCTGCTGCACCATTTTGCTTTCGTTTTGGTTATCGTTTTAAATACACCCCATACTTTACACAAATGATAAAAACCCCATCCAAACTgatattaacttaattatacatacctaattattataatgtagatgTACTAATTCTGCATCCGAGCTAGCTGCagatttgaatataaatgtattcaataaaagctaaattataatattaaaagtaagaaTAACCAAGCACACGAGGAAAGTCCATTTCAAATTGTTTGAAATGTATACCGGCGTtacatgtaaaattatttaatcttgaacagatatgtttatatttataacagcaACAAGATATTGTGGAAATCGAGGCTGGACCTGTTACAAGACCGGTGCGTAGGCGCAAAACATCTCAAAATGATCATAGTCATGGCAGCTTCTTCTTACGAATTGGTGCTATtggtatgtaatattatgtcaaaGAAGGCGATgttttaaaccaaaaatatatataatattcatgtGTGTAATCTCTGTTCTACTTTTTTGTAGCCTTTGGTCTCGGCACAATGATTTACAACGGCTTGGAATTCGGAACATTCTTTGAGCTTCCACTGGATTCGCCATGTTATCTTATTCTAAAAGGCGTCAACCCGGTTTTGCAGATGGTTTTTACATTCATGCAGATGTACTTCATCTTCATGAATTCGAGGGTATGccactttttaataatttgatgaTTATTTATCTGATGGTAACATTACgtctatctataaatatttagtaccTGTGTtacaactttaatttattttagtatattttgttttccttcTTTCAGTTAAACATTCACCGTTTCAAAGTGATCGCTCGGTTTGGTTTAATGCACGTAGTCgcaacaaatatttgtgtctGGATTCGAACATTGGTGTTGGAGTCATTAAAGGAAATTACAGATTACCACGTCAAGAATCCACAGGGTGTTCCTGGAGAAGGCGTTTTAGGAAGTAAGTTTAGATAgttaatcaattaaaaataatccttttATCTTAAGGCAACAAGTTTATCTTTCTTTCATCGTCATGTACAAATACTTCACGTTTGTAATCCATTTTGTGAATTCATAATTCACTCACTCATTCACAGAAGTCATCCGTAAGCACACTCTAAGGCACTCTGGCAAAGTATTTGGTGCAGCCACTACAGCCGCCACCACGATTGTATCTACTGCTATGACCACTGCTAAAACCGCCGGCGACCAACTAATAAACATGGTTACCACGACTGCCACAGCTCCTACCACCACATCTACCACAAGTTAGTacctattacaaaaaaaaaaaaactactgtaCTAACATGGGGGTTCTTGTGTCTGTTAACTTTGCATGTTATGTGTATTAAATGTGGGTTTTGAACTAATTTTCAGCAACTACTTCTTCACCATATCATAACATGGGTAGTGGGTTCTTCGCTAATTCGAAACTCATAGACACTATAAAGAGTACTGTAGGCTATGACAATGGCTTTGGGTACGGTCGTGAGTTCAAAGAGTGGCCCAACGACAACCCCTTCACTACTACTTCTTTCGCTCCACTGACCACAGAAGCCGATAAAGTAACTCAAACCCAAACTGCCATGTTGGAAGTGTTTCAATTTCCTTTCACTTCGACTCTGAAACCAATTGTAAACGCAATAACTACATTCATACCGACAACTGCATCAAGATTCGTTACTGAAAAAGACGAGTGGGGCAATGTTGTCGAAACATATCGTGTAGACGAACCACCTCATTTCCCAGGTTTGTCGTTGGAGTGTTGTTTTGGATGTTCATATCCTGCCGTTGCACCTTTTATTTGCAGAttgactattatttatttttaaattgtagtaATTGGACGTCGAGTTGCACTTGTATTTAACATCTTATATACCGATGCATCTTTTTAAGATGCATGACCCTATTGATTAATATAagtagtttatttgtttaacatatttcatttataattcgtCTAGTTATaagattagaaaataataaacactataCAAAATTCCAGATAACAAATCAACAGAAATATTCGAGTCGTTCGAAAGCCTGAATCCCGCTGCTTTGATCGCTAATATCGATAACAGTACGGTGTGCGGAAGGAATCCAATTATGGGAACTATCGTTTCTGACTCGGCGCCTTATCTCTATCCGTTCATCATTGAGTACTCGCTCATCGGAGCGGccgttatttatgtaatgtgGAAGCATATTGGCCGCTATCCCAGGTAAATGCACAGATTTTCTTAAAAAGTTAGTTATTAATGAcgttaacattttaaaacaaaaatttgcatttaacgATAGAGTCCCAGGTAAAATAGTAATAGGTAACATAGACAGTAATTCATGCTTCTAATAACAAGTATAGTGATACCCTTAACATGGCAAATAGTGCATGATTAGAGCTGAGATTGAAGTAAGCGTCATCACATGAACGCGTGACTGATTTGAGCACACGCGTTTGGTTGCAGCGTGGCCAACGATGAAGATCTGGAAAGACGTCTGGAGGCTGTTCTCTCCCGCAGGGCAGCAGCGCTTGCGGCAGCTCAACGTGGCAACCGCGTCGACTGCGCTGGCGCATCCAAGGGCCTCTTCTGTGGATTACTTCTGCTGGTCGCTTCTCTGATCTGCTTGATACTCTTCTTCGTCTTGATAAGACACCAGGAATTGAAGAGACTTTCGATTTACTTAGCCGATGTGTCCCACTGTGCCCTGATGGTTTTATCTATATTGGCAATTCTGATTGGATTTATACGGTAAGTGcactttattattcataaagcTTTAGCtactgaattatttttaaaataaaaatattgttgataaaACATAAGTTGGATCATGGTAATTGGGATATACGGGAAGAGGCACCTCATGCTTTTGAAACATTAATGGCTAGAATTTCCATACAAGTGACACCGCCAAAAGATAGTACTAACAAAATTTATTgtgagtaaatatttgttaattgtgCTTCATGGCTACAcccttatatttgtttttgtttttatttattttatgttttttttttcttacctcATCCCACCTTATATTTTCCGTTCAAACTCCTGTCACGTCGTTCCATTTTCATTCACTGGCATCGACAATTTCGCACATGTTTTGTGCTcatgttcaaaatatttcatcacacaacttttcaaaaatattcacCTCTTATCCTTATCCTTTTTTTCGTTTACCATTTTTGGTTGAACTCATAAGTGGTCGTGAAATGCAATGGAGCCCTTCCCCCTGTACCGAGCCTCTTCGCAGGGTACAATCGTTGAAGTTCCGCTCCGAAGAACAATCAGATTTGAATGACATCTTGCTACGCGTGTCTGCGTTTGGACTCTTCGTTTACGCCGTGTTCAGTGTTATCGCCGGCGGAATGGGAGCTTTTACCCACGAGCCAAATCTACTGGTCATGATAACTGGATGTCTGAGCGTGCTTCAAGTAAGTAACATCTTCCCTTtgtgattaaattttttatcaattcagctattattataattgtgtaaATAAGAAATCAATTTTTAAGCTATTCTTTAACCCTGAAGTGTGTAAAATCACGATGAAATCAGATGATTAATAAGACACAATTCGGATATACAAACGTTTGGGAACAATTATagaccatattttttatatatattttaaactgctaaaactattatttttatttctcaggTTGTGCTTCAGCTGCTATTCATCGCTGACGTTTCCCGCCGTCGAGTCCATCTCCCAGAACAAGAGCGCAGCAAGCCAGCCCGTCAAGCCGTCACATTCCTGCTCATCTGCAACGTCACCATGTGGCTCATCTACACTTTTGAAGCCCAGAAAGTCCTTGCGAATCCGGTAAATTGACACCacgaatatatatttataatttagtactTTTGTAACTGAATATATTGAGGGTTGTAAAGTCATACAATATATATTAGAATTCATAATAATGTGTGAATTCAAAAATTAAGACATGAAAAGAATGGGATAAAATGtgtaacattataatttctTCATGGAccagacatattaaattagtgaTCAATTTGAATGATGTATTTTTGAATCTGCTtcgaatttattatacaatgtttGTTAAGTTCAACCTGTTGGTGATTTCAGGTCCAACTAGACTTCTACGGCTTTGTGGCCTGGTCTCTCGTCCAGCGTTTCACTCTCCCGCTTTGCATCTTCCATCGCTTCCACTCAGCCGTCACCCTAGCTGAGATCTGGAAAACTAGCTACAAAGCGCGCCTGGAGTGAATCTACACCATCCAAGATGGATTGGAGAGTACTATCCAATTACCGCGATGACCACATCCTAGAAGACCTAGGATTATTACTACCGATTTCGTCCTGATTCGGGACAGCAATTTTATGATTAGATCGAATAAATTCGCTGTTAGTTTCAAAGTTATCTGACATTTCATAACGTGTTAGTTTAGGAATGTTTGACGAATTTAGATTGGTAATTACATCTTATAATGTAGAGACGATGTCGTTACTCTCCCGGAAAGAATCACGTAGTTGTCACTTGCACCTGATCCTACTGATAGCATTATGTTGGTTATTAATTTGaagtgtatttttgttattattttacattccaTACTTATATATCAGATTCAATACAAATTAGGTTTCTTGTAAGACTGACTGTGGAGACTTTAATGCGAccaaacatacatattttcagctcattttctttattaaatacgtAAACAAATTGCTCATATTTCGGATTTCTATACTCCGGAGATTTTTAGACATTTCGAGaagaaagttttacaaaaaatgaaaatcatGTGAACGAAAAGCGATAATAGCAAGAAATCCCCTGTTGTGAAGAGTTCCCTCCTTTGTTAGAAATAATTTGAGTGCCATGATTTTAGAATTAAGTCTTGATTaaaatttgacaatattttacatttttgttttatatacttaaagcTGAAAAATACGAAGACGTCTGTATCTAGTTTACGAATCGTCATTTTCAAATGTCTGTTACATTAATTAGCGAATGTTTAGTGCGCTCTGTAAAATCTGCaagtttattaaaacttaaagtttattaaataggtacTATTAATATTTCCGAAAATTTATTAGccaacataaatttaataaatgagtaGGATTAGTTAAACATATTGAGATCTAATCGTAAGGAGGTAGGTATTGTGACGGGGtaaaatttttttcaaacatATGTACTTAACGTTAGAATGACGTAGTCGTGTTGCTTAAACTGCGAGAGATGCTTGGAGATAATTTGAGGAGGTTCCGTTGAGATAATTTGATTGCATGGGGCCATAAAAATGAGAAAAACTATGcacagttttattacaatgacgttaacaaattca is a genomic window of Manduca sexta isolate Smith_Timp_Sample1 chromosome 22, JHU_Msex_v1.0, whole genome shotgun sequence containing:
- the LOC115442147 gene encoding proton channel OtopLc isoform X7, with protein sequence MQRCPYIHEMKERLLGAPVEPEQKETQQPHERIEKDPQVGTIVKLNSDGYGSHTSPARAPLVTDECEAPPEETEALTPTEVVLRYRACCQPDTTPKNAKTSLFIISSFIYAKLLVVVCIAYVISDVITHNLPLYYYEGFFTYLYGMSILFLLYVFCFLLQESACCSGSPKAKPPPKEKKPKKEKVKKTKDKEGKDGKKDGKKDRKDKDKDKEGKDKATKESKKQSQFQEVYPRKMRDKVRQQQLQLQMAQLYASEQQQDIVEIEAGPVTRPVRRRKTSQNDHSHGSFFLRIGAIAFGLGTMIYNGLEFGTFFELPLDSPCYLILKGVNPVLQMVFTFMQMYFIFMNSRLNIHRFKVIARFGLMHVVATNICVWIRTLVLESLKEITDYHVKNPQGVPGEGVLGNNKSTEIFESFESLNPAALIANIDNSTVCGRNPIMGTIVSDSAPYLYPFIIEYSLIGAAVIYVMWKHIGRYPSVANDEDLERRLEAVLSRRAAALAAAQRGNRVDCAGASKGLFCGLLLLVASLICLILFFVLIRHQELKRLSIYLADVSHCALMVLSILAILIGFIRGREMQWSPSPCTEPLRRVQSLKFRSEEQSDLNDILLRVSAFGLFVYAVFSVIAGGMGAFTHEPNLLVMITGCLSVLQVVLQLLFIADVSRRRVHLPEQERSKPARQAVTFLLICNVTMWLIYTFEAQKVLANPVQLDFYGFVAWSLVQRFTLPLCIFHRFHSAVTLAEIWKTSYKARLE
- the LOC115442147 gene encoding proton channel OtopLc isoform X3: MQRCPYIHEMKERLLGAPVEPEQKETQQPHERIEKDPQVGTIVKLNSDGYGSHTSPARAPLVTDECEAPPEETEALTPTEVVLRYRACCQPDTTPKNAKTSLFIISSFIYAKLLVVVCIAYVISDVITHNLPLYYYEGFFTYLYGMSILFLLYVFCFLLQESACCSGSPKAKPPPKEKKPKKEKVKKTKDKEGKDGKKDGKKDRKDKDKDKEGKDKATKESKKQSQFQEVYPRKMRDKVRQQQLQLQMAQLYASEQQQDIVEIEAGPVTRPVRRRKTSQNDHSHGSFFLRIGAIAFGLGTMIYNGLEFGTFFELPLDSPCYLILKGVNPVLQMVFTFMQMYFIFMNSRLNIHRFKVIARFGLMHVVATNICVWIRTLVLESLKEITDYHVKNPQGVPGEGVLGKVIRKHTLRHSGKVFGAATTAATTIVSTAMTTAKTAGDQLINMVTTTATAPTTTSTTTTTSSPYHNMGSGFFANSKLIDTIKSTVGYDNGFGYGREFKEWPNDNPFTTTSFAPLTTEADKVTQTQTAMLEVFQFPFTSTLKPIVNAITTFIPTTASRFVTEKDEWGNVVETYRVDEPPHFPDNKSTEIFESFESLNPAALIANIDNSTVCGRNPIMGTIVSDSAPYLYPFIIEYSLIGAAVIYVMWKHIGRYPSVANDEDLERRLEAVLSRRAAALAAAQRGNRVDCAGASKGLFCGLLLLVASLICLILFFVLIRHQELKRLSIYLADVSHCALMVLSILAILIGFIRVQSLKFRSEEQSDLNDILLRVSAFGLFVYAVFSVIAGGMGAFTHEPNLLVMITGCLSVLQVVLQLLFIADVSRRRVHLPEQERSKPARQAVTFLLICNVTMWLIYTFEAQKVLANPVQLDFYGFVAWSLVQRFTLPLCIFHRFHSAVTLAEIWKTSYKARLE
- the LOC115442147 gene encoding proton channel OtopLc isoform X5; protein product: MQRCPYIHEMKERLLGAPVEPEQKETQQPHERIEKDPQVGTIVKLNSDGYGSHTSPARAPLVTDECEAPPEETEALTPTEVVLRYRACCQPDTTPKNAKTSLFIISSFIYAKLLVVVCIAYVISDVITHNLPLYYYEGFFTYLYGMSILFLLYVFCFLLQESACCSGSPKAKPPPKEKKPKKEKVKKTKDKEGKDGKKDGKKDRKDKDKDKEGKDKATKESKKQSQFQQQDIVEIEAGPVTRPVRRRKTSQNDHSHGSFFLRIGAIAFGLGTMIYNGLEFGTFFELPLDSPCYLILKGVNPVLQMVFTFMQMYFIFMNSRLNIHRFKVIARFGLMHVVATNICVWIRTLVLESLKEITDYHVKNPQGVPGEGVLGKVIRKHTLRHSGKVFGAATTAATTIVSTAMTTAKTAGDQLINMVTTTATAPTTTSTTTTTSSPYHNMGSGFFANSKLIDTIKSTVGYDNGFGYGREFKEWPNDNPFTTTSFAPLTTEADKVTQTQTAMLEVFQFPFTSTLKPIVNAITTFIPTTASRFVTEKDEWGNVVETYRVDEPPHFPDNKSTEIFESFESLNPAALIANIDNSTVCGRNPIMGTIVSDSAPYLYPFIIEYSLIGAAVIYVMWKHIGRYPSVANDEDLERRLEAVLSRRAAALAAAQRGNRVDCAGASKGLFCGLLLLVASLICLILFFVLIRHQELKRLSIYLADVSHCALMVLSILAILIGFIRGREMQWSPSPCTEPLRRVQSLKFRSEEQSDLNDILLRVSAFGLFVYAVFSVIAGGMGAFTHEPNLLVMITGCLSVLQVVLQLLFIADVSRRRVHLPEQERSKPARQAVTFLLICNVTMWLIYTFEAQKVLANPVQLDFYGFVAWSLVQRFTLPLCIFHRFHSAVTLAEIWKTSYKARLE
- the LOC115442147 gene encoding proton channel OtopLc isoform X6, whose amino-acid sequence is MQRCPYIHEMKERLLGAPVEPEQKETQQPHERIEKDPQVGTIVKLNSDGYGSHTSPARAPLVTDECEAPPEETEALTPTEVVLRYRACCQPDTTPKNAKTSLFIISSFIYAKLLVVVCIAYVISDVITHNLPLYYYEGFFTYLYGMSILFLLYVFCFLLQESACCSGSPKAKPPPKEKKPKKEKVKKTKDKEGKDGKKDGKKDRKDKDKDKEGKDKATKESKKQSQFQEVYPRKMRDKVRQQQLQLQMAQLYASEQQQDIVEIEAGPVTRPVRRRKTSQNDHSHGSFFLRIGAIAFGLGTMIYNGLEFGTFFELPLDSPCYLILKGVNPVLQMVFTFMQMYFIFMNSRLNIHRFKVIARFGLMHVVATNICVWIRTLVLESLKEITDYHVKNPQGVPGEGVLGKVIRKHTLRHSGKVFGAATTAATTIVSTAMTTAKTAGDQLINMVTTTATAPTTTSTTNNKSTEIFESFESLNPAALIANIDNSTVCGRNPIMGTIVSDSAPYLYPFIIEYSLIGAAVIYVMWKHIGRYPSVANDEDLERRLEAVLSRRAAALAAAQRGNRVDCAGASKGLFCGLLLLVASLICLILFFVLIRHQELKRLSIYLADVSHCALMVLSILAILIGFIRGREMQWSPSPCTEPLRRVQSLKFRSEEQSDLNDILLRVSAFGLFVYAVFSVIAGGMGAFTHEPNLLVMITGCLSVLQVVLQLLFIADVSRRRVHLPEQERSKPARQAVTFLLICNVTMWLIYTFEAQKVLANPVQLDFYGFVAWSLVQRFTLPLCIFHRFHSAVTLAEIWKTSYKARLE
- the LOC115442147 gene encoding proton channel OtopLc isoform X2; the protein is MQRCPYIHEMKERLLGAPVEPEQKETQQPHERIEKDPQLNSDGYGSHTSPARAPLVTDECEAPPEETEALTPTEVVLRYRACCQPDTTPKNAKTSLFIISSFIYAKLLVVVCIAYVISDVITHNLPLYYYEGFFTYLYGMSILFLLYVFCFLLQESACCSGSPKAKPPPKEKKPKKEKVKKTKDKEGKDGKKDGKKDRKDKDKDKEGKDKATKESKKQSQFQEVYPRKMRDKVRQQQLQLQMAQLYASEQQQDIVEIEAGPVTRPVRRRKTSQNDHSHGSFFLRIGAIAFGLGTMIYNGLEFGTFFELPLDSPCYLILKGVNPVLQMVFTFMQMYFIFMNSRLNIHRFKVIARFGLMHVVATNICVWIRTLVLESLKEITDYHVKNPQGVPGEGVLGKVIRKHTLRHSGKVFGAATTAATTIVSTAMTTAKTAGDQLINMVTTTATAPTTTSTTTTTSSPYHNMGSGFFANSKLIDTIKSTVGYDNGFGYGREFKEWPNDNPFTTTSFAPLTTEADKVTQTQTAMLEVFQFPFTSTLKPIVNAITTFIPTTASRFVTEKDEWGNVVETYRVDEPPHFPDNKSTEIFESFESLNPAALIANIDNSTVCGRNPIMGTIVSDSAPYLYPFIIEYSLIGAAVIYVMWKHIGRYPSVANDEDLERRLEAVLSRRAAALAAAQRGNRVDCAGASKGLFCGLLLLVASLICLILFFVLIRHQELKRLSIYLADVSHCALMVLSILAILIGFIRGREMQWSPSPCTEPLRRVQSLKFRSEEQSDLNDILLRVSAFGLFVYAVFSVIAGGMGAFTHEPNLLVMITGCLSVLQVVLQLLFIADVSRRRVHLPEQERSKPARQAVTFLLICNVTMWLIYTFEAQKVLANPVQLDFYGFVAWSLVQRFTLPLCIFHRFHSAVTLAEIWKTSYKARLE
- the LOC115442147 gene encoding proton channel OtopLc isoform X4 gives rise to the protein MQRCPYIHEMKERLLGAPVEPEQKETQQPHERIEKDPQVGTIVKLNSDGYGSHTSPARAPLVTDECEAPPEETEALTPTEVVLRYRACCQPDTTPKNAKTSLFIISSFIYAKLLVVVCIAYVISDVITHNLPLYYYEGFFTYLYGMSILFLLYVFCFLLQESACCSGSPKAKPPPKEKKPKKEKVKKTKDKEGKDGKKDGKKDRKDKDKDKEGKDKATKESKKQSQFQEVYPRKMRDKVRQQQLQLQMAQLYASEQQQDIVEIEAGPVTRPVRRRKTSQNDHSHGSFFLRIGAIAFGLGTMIYNGLEFGTFFELPLDSPCYLILKGVNPVLQMVFTFMQMYFIFMNSRLNIHRFKVIARFGLMHVVATNICVWIRTLVLESLKEITDYHVKNPQGVPGEGVLGKVIRKHTLRHSGKVFGAATTAATTIVSTAMTTAKTAGDQLINMVTTTATAPTTTSTTTTTSSPYHNMGSGFFANSKLIDTIKSTVGYDNGFGYGREFKEWPNDNPFTTTSFAPLTTEADKVTQTQTAMLEVFQFPFTSTLKPIVNAITTFIPTTASRFVTEKDEWGNVVETYRVDEPPHFPDNKSTEIFESFESLNPAALIANIDNSTVCGRNPIMGTIVSDSAPYLYPFIIEYSLIGAAVIYVMWKHIGRYPRAAALAAAQRGNRVDCAGASKGLFCGLLLLVASLICLILFFVLIRHQELKRLSIYLADVSHCALMVLSILAILIGFIRGREMQWSPSPCTEPLRRVQSLKFRSEEQSDLNDILLRVSAFGLFVYAVFSVIAGGMGAFTHEPNLLVMITGCLSVLQVVLQLLFIADVSRRRVHLPEQERSKPARQAVTFLLICNVTMWLIYTFEAQKVLANPVQLDFYGFVAWSLVQRFTLPLCIFHRFHSAVTLAEIWKTSYKARLE
- the LOC115442147 gene encoding proton channel OtopLc isoform X1, which translates into the protein MQRCPYIHEMKERLLGAPVEPEQKETQQPHERIEKDPQVGTIVKLNSDGYGSHTSPARAPLVTDECEAPPEETEALTPTEVVLRYRACCQPDTTPKNAKTSLFIISSFIYAKLLVVVCIAYVISDVITHNLPLYYYEGFFTYLYGMSILFLLYVFCFLLQESACCSGSPKAKPPPKEKKPKKEKVKKTKDKEGKDGKKDGKKDRKDKDKDKEGKDKATKESKKQSQFQEVYPRKMRDKVRQQQLQLQMAQLYASEQQQDIVEIEAGPVTRPVRRRKTSQNDHSHGSFFLRIGAIAFGLGTMIYNGLEFGTFFELPLDSPCYLILKGVNPVLQMVFTFMQMYFIFMNSRLNIHRFKVIARFGLMHVVATNICVWIRTLVLESLKEITDYHVKNPQGVPGEGVLGKVIRKHTLRHSGKVFGAATTAATTIVSTAMTTAKTAGDQLINMVTTTATAPTTTSTTTTTSSPYHNMGSGFFANSKLIDTIKSTVGYDNGFGYGREFKEWPNDNPFTTTSFAPLTTEADKVTQTQTAMLEVFQFPFTSTLKPIVNAITTFIPTTASRFVTEKDEWGNVVETYRVDEPPHFPDNKSTEIFESFESLNPAALIANIDNSTVCGRNPIMGTIVSDSAPYLYPFIIEYSLIGAAVIYVMWKHIGRYPSVANDEDLERRLEAVLSRRAAALAAAQRGNRVDCAGASKGLFCGLLLLVASLICLILFFVLIRHQELKRLSIYLADVSHCALMVLSILAILIGFIRGREMQWSPSPCTEPLRRVQSLKFRSEEQSDLNDILLRVSAFGLFVYAVFSVIAGGMGAFTHEPNLLVMITGCLSVLQVVLQLLFIADVSRRRVHLPEQERSKPARQAVTFLLICNVTMWLIYTFEAQKVLANPVQLDFYGFVAWSLVQRFTLPLCIFHRFHSAVTLAEIWKTSYKARLE